A region of Pasteurellaceae bacterium Orientalotternb1 DNA encodes the following proteins:
- a CDS encoding cell filamentation protein Fic → MLKCRRIIDIQQKILDIFNIITQNETQFLKIEHTREFYENCETTYFWGDIHRKLFALPPEEFSAYSEKFKATDEKGRYLHWNKFRFIYTENSDIAWFLTKMSRKSLSKDIRLSNTHFSFCVPESLQAILHFIDKTSGGNIGSPNLDGFEKEEQNLFLIKSLIMEEAITSAQLEGAATTRKIARDMLRSGRNPKNKDELMILNNYKLMQEAIRLKDQELSLDLIRNLHRIATENAIENEAIPGKFREDNQTYIIGEHDEILFTPPLFEELNQYIQDLCTFVNTDHNASKNNFIHPVIKAVIIHFFIGFIHPFGDGNGRTARALFYWFMLKNGYWLFEYISISRLLKLAPASYCKAYLYTENDELDITYFIYYQVDIIKRAIQDLHKYIDSKQKKTREFISNIISDKNQLLKNLSYRQIQILQKAAKEPGKIFSAKEISNEYGVSDNTARKDLNQLAELKLLATLKSGKSTNYISPNDLLERLKA, encoded by the coding sequence GTGCTGAAATGTAGGCGAATTATAGATATACAACAGAAAATTCTAGACATTTTCAATATAATAACACAAAATGAAACTCAATTTTTAAAAATTGAGCATACGAGGGAATTTTATGAGAATTGCGAAACCACCTATTTTTGGGGGGATATACATCGGAAATTATTTGCTTTACCTCCAGAAGAATTTTCAGCATACAGCGAAAAATTTAAGGCTACAGATGAAAAAGGTAGATATCTTCATTGGAATAAATTTAGATTTATTTATACAGAAAACTCTGATATAGCTTGGTTTCTAACCAAAATGAGTCGTAAGAGTCTATCTAAAGATATTCGGTTATCAAATACACATTTTTCTTTTTGTGTTCCCGAGTCTCTACAAGCAATTTTACATTTTATCGATAAAACTAGTGGAGGTAATATTGGTTCCCCTAATTTAGATGGTTTTGAGAAAGAAGAACAAAATCTTTTTTTAATAAAATCTCTAATAATGGAGGAAGCTATTACTTCTGCACAGCTTGAAGGAGCTGCAACTACTCGCAAAATTGCTAGAGATATGCTGAGAAGTGGAAGAAATCCTAAAAATAAAGATGAACTAATGATCCTAAATAATTATAAGCTGATGCAAGAGGCAATAAGGTTAAAAGATCAAGAATTATCATTAGATTTGATACGAAATTTGCATAGAATTGCTACAGAGAATGCTATTGAGAATGAAGCAATACCAGGGAAATTTAGAGAAGATAATCAGACTTACATTATAGGAGAGCATGATGAAATTTTGTTTACACCGCCTTTATTCGAAGAGTTAAATCAGTATATTCAAGATTTATGCACATTTGTAAATACAGATCATAATGCTTCAAAAAATAATTTTATTCATCCAGTTATAAAAGCTGTAATTATTCATTTCTTTATTGGTTTTATTCATCCCTTTGGTGATGGGAATGGAAGAACTGCAAGAGCCTTATTTTATTGGTTTATGCTGAAAAATGGATACTGGCTATTTGAATATATTTCAATTAGTAGATTACTAAAATTAGCTCCAGCTAGTTACTGTAAAGCGTATTTATATACTGAAAATGATGAATTGGACATCACTTATTTCATATATTATCAAGTAGATATTATAAAAAGGGCTATTCAAGATCTTCATAAGTATATAGATTCTAAACAAAAGAAAACGCGAGAGTTTATTTCTAATATAATTTCAGATAAAAATCAGCTCCTTAAAAATTTAAGTTATAGACAAATACAAATTTTGCAAAAGGCAGCTAAAGAACCTGGGAAAATATTTAGTGCAAAAGAAATTAGTAATGAGTATGGTGTTTCTGATAACACTGCAAGGAAAGATTTAAATCAGTTAGCTGAACTCAAATTACTTGCTACATTAAAATCAGGAAAATCAACAAATTACATATCCCCAAATGATCTTTTAGAGAGATTAAAGGCATAG
- a CDS encoding nuclease, whose protein sequence is MTENKMLTEQSGQFIQEITTLIQSSKQRMATAVNAELTLLYWHIGQRINQYVLQGERAKYGQEIIAQLSANLTQQFGRGWSKRHLNYLMQFASTFSDIEIVHALRAKLSWTHFKQLIHIEDPIKREFYATMAAQERWSTRTLEDRIGSLLFERTAISKKPDETIIQELTDLREKGEYNQSLVLKDPYVLDFLNLNDRYMEKDLEDAILREIEQFLLELGAGFTFVARQKRIQIDNDDFYIDLLFYNRKLKRLVAIELKTEAFKHSHKSQMELYLAWLAKYEQEEDENPPLGIILCTSKKAEQVELLDLKNSDIHIAEYQTVLPSKEEMEQRLHQAVARAKQRFLVEKES, encoded by the coding sequence ATGACTGAAAATAAAATGCTAACGGAACAATCTGGTCAGTTTATCCAAGAAATCACCACGCTGATCCAATCGTCTAAACAACGAATGGCAACGGCGGTGAATGCCGAACTCACCTTGCTTTACTGGCATATTGGACAACGGATCAACCAATATGTGTTGCAAGGGGAACGGGCGAAATATGGGCAAGAAATTATTGCTCAATTATCGGCAAATTTAACCCAACAATTTGGGCGAGGTTGGAGTAAAAGGCATTTGAATTATCTGATGCAATTTGCATCAACATTTTCCGATATTGAAATTGTGCATGCACTGCGTGCAAAATTGAGTTGGACGCATTTTAAGCAACTTATTCATATTGAAGATCCGATCAAACGTGAATTTTATGCCACAATGGCAGCTCAAGAACGTTGGAGCACTCGCACTTTAGAAGATCGCATTGGCTCACTGCTCTTTGAACGCACAGCAATTTCCAAAAAGCCTGATGAAACCATTATTCAAGAGCTAACCGACTTACGGGAAAAAGGCGAATATAATCAATCGCTTGTGCTAAAAGATCCCTATGTTTTAGATTTTCTCAACCTGAACGATCGCTATATGGAAAAGGATTTAGAAGATGCGATCCTACGAGAAATCGAACAATTCTTGCTAGAACTGGGGGCGGGTTTTACCTTTGTTGCTCGTCAAAAGCGTATTCAAATAGACAATGATGATTTCTACATTGATTTGCTCTTTTATAATCGTAAATTAAAACGCTTAGTCGCCATTGAGTTGAAAACCGAAGCCTTTAAACATTCACACAAAAGCCAAATGGAACTGTATTTAGCGTGGTTGGCAAAATATGAGCAAGAAGAAGACGAAAACCCGCCGCTAGGCATTATTTTGTGTACGTCCAAAAAGGCAGAGCAGGTCGAATTATTGGATTTGAAAAACAGCGATATTCATATTGCCGAATACCAAACGGTGTTACCGTCAAAAGAAGAAATGGAACAACGCTTACACCAAGCCGTGGCTCGGGCTAAACAGCGTTTTTTGGTAGAAAAAGAGAGCTAG
- a CDS encoding glutathione S-transferase, which translates to MKLWHSTTSPYVRKVMAVIKHHQLEKQIELQTIQSSFDPNSPHNQGNPLGRVPALQRDNGEWLYNSHVICEYLDHIGSLNQPERHLLPRNSRRWNVLQLHALTDGIMENTLPIISERLLRPENEWWTARHQQLTERNLRSFKELERYLAQFGDELNLGTISAVCLIDWYQLRGEKLGVNLNEIAPHLVEWASKMNEKYEALKATKPN; encoded by the coding sequence ATGAAACTTTGGCACTCTACTACCAGCCCCTATGTCCGCAAAGTGATGGCGGTGATTAAGCATCATCAGTTGGAAAAGCAGATTGAATTGCAGACCATTCAATCTTCTTTTGACCCCAACTCGCCACATAATCAAGGCAATCCGCTTGGACGAGTGCCTGCGTTGCAAAGGGATAACGGTGAATGGCTTTATAACAGCCACGTGATTTGTGAATATCTCGATCACATTGGCTCCCTCAACCAACCTGAACGCCACTTACTGCCACGCAATAGCCGCCGTTGGAACGTGTTACAACTGCACGCCTTAACGGACGGCATTATGGAAAATACGCTACCGATTATTTCAGAACGCCTACTTCGCCCTGAAAATGAATGGTGGACAGCTCGCCACCAACAGCTCACGGAACGCAATCTTCGTAGCTTCAAGGAATTAGAGCGTTACCTCGCCCAATTTGGCGATGAGTTAAATCTCGGCACCATTTCCGCCGTTTGTCTCATTGATTGGTATCAACTTCGTGGCGAAAAACTAGGCGTAAATCTCAACGAAATCGCACCGCACTTGGTGGAATGGGCAAGCAAAATGAATGAGAAATATGAGGCGTTGAAAGCAACCAAGCCAAACTAA